The genomic region CTGTCCGGATACGGCCGAGTATGCCATTGTGAACGAAACGGCCTCGCTGGCGGGCAAACAGGCCCGGCGGCGCGGTTTCATCAATGCGGTCCTTCGGCGCGTGCAGCGGCTGATTGAAAACCGCCGCTGTCCCCGGGAAGGCAGCGACCTGCGTCGGTGGATTTCCGCCAAGGCCGGCACGGGATGTCTGCTGAAAGAACCGCTTCTGCCGGACCCGGACAGCCAAACCCTTGAGTACTACAGCACCGCCTTTTCGATTCCAAAATGGCTGGCGGAACGATGGCTGGCGGCCTATGGGGCGGACAATCTGCCGGCCATTTGTGCCGCTTCCAACCGGATTCCCGCTATCATCCTGCAGCCGAATCTGCTGAAAACCACCGCCCCGCGTCTGGCGGAACTGCTCAAATCGGAGGCCGTCCACGCCGAACTGAACGCCGAACAGACGATGCTGCGCATTCATACGCATCGGTATCTGCCGGACTTATGGACATTTCAAAAAGGGTATTTCTTCATCCAGGACCCGACGGCAGCCAGGGCGGCCTCGATGCTGCCGGTCCAACCGGGGGCGGTTGTGCTGGATTTTTGCGCAGCCCCCGGCGGAAAAACCATTCAGCTGGCGATGAAAATGAAGAATCAGGGACGGATTCTGGCGGTGGATGCCGACAGCCGACGGCTCCAAAAGGTCGAAGAGAACTGTCGGCGGCTGGAAATCAGCTGTGTGCAATGTGTCCCGCCTGAACAAATCAAGGAGGCATTAGGAGCCAAAAACAAGGTCTCGGCCGTCCTGCTGGATGTGCCCTGTTCCAATACGGGGGTGATGGCCCGACGTGTGGAGGTGCGATGGCGGCTCAAGCCCGAGTCCATCCCTGAGATGGTTCAAACCCAGAAAGACCTGCTCGAACAGGCCGCCGGGTTTGTCCGCAAACACGGAACGCTGGTGTACTCAACCTGTTCCATTCTGCCGGAGGAAAATCAGCAGGTCGTTCAGGACTTTCTGACGCGTCATCCGTCGTTTACGCTGGAGCAGGAAGAATTGACCCTGCCATCCTGCGGCTCGGAAAAA from Anaerohalosphaeraceae bacterium harbors:
- a CDS encoding transcription antitermination factor NusB — its product is MKSFGSSNRGLAAEILLSWEEGQHTASELLDQTLPDAESRGQVTDLVLGVLRNRTLLDTVLTAAAELKPSFVEKDLMTLLRLGAFELLFCPDTAEYAIVNETASLAGKQARRRGFINAVLRRVQRLIENRRCPREGSDLRRWISAKAGTGCLLKEPLLPDPDSQTLEYYSTAFSIPKWLAERWLAAYGADNLPAICAASNRIPAIILQPNLLKTTAPRLAELLKSEAVHAELNAEQTMLRIHTHRYLPDLWTFQKGYFFIQDPTAARAASMLPVQPGAVVLDFCAAPGGKTIQLAMKMKNQGRILAVDADSRRLQKVEENCRRLEISCVQCVPPEQIKEALGAKNKVSAVLLDVPCSNTGVMARRVEVRWRLKPESIPEMVQTQKDLLEQAAGFVRKHGTLVYSTCSILPEENQQVVQDFLTRHPSFTLEQEELTLPSCGSEKDFGHDGGYAAFLRKT